The nucleotide window CCGGCGTCCGCAGCGGCGGCGTCGCGGCCACGTCGTCGAAGGCGATGGTCAGCTTCATCCCGGGCCGCAGCCGGGCGGCCAGCGGCTCGGTGCCTTCCGGATCGGCCAACGCCAGATCGATGGCGCCGACCAGGTCGTCCAGCCGAGCCAGTGACTCGGCCGGGTAGACCACCTCGGTGCCGAGCGGGAACCGTTCCAGCCGAGCCCGCGGGCCGTCGGCCACCAACAACGGTGGCGTCCGGTCGTCAACCTCGAGTACGAAGCCTGGGCGCGCCATTCAGCGGTCTCCCCTCAATTGGATTGCCACCCTCACAGGGCCAGATTTCTTGATCATGCCGATCCGCCCAGTTGCGGCGGAGGTGCGACATCGCGATCCCGCCGCAGGAAGGTGCCGCTCCAGCGGGGGTCCTGCGGGCGGATCTTCCACTCCACGCTGGTCCACTGGTTGGCCGCGGCGGCCCGCATCAGCGGCACGTCCGGGCTGACCACCACCGGGCGGCCGACCACCGACAGCATGGCCAGGTCGGAATGGCTGTCGGCGTAGGCGTAGCTCTTGGTCAGGTCGATCCCGTGCAGGGTGGCGTAGTGGTTCAGCCAGGCGGCGCGGGACTCCCCGACCATCGGCGGCCCGGTCAGGAAGCCGGTGCAGACGCCGTTCTCGTCGGTGGCCAGATCGCTGGCAACGATCACGTCGAACAGCGGTTGCAGTGGCCGGGTCAGCGGACGGATCGCACCGGTGATCAACACCGTGGCGTGCCCGGCCGCGCGATGTTCCCGGGCCCGCCGGACCGCGTCCGGCGACAGCCGGGACAGGATCTCCCGGGCCAGCTGGGTGTCCACGAACTCCTCCAACGCGGCCAGATCGGCGCCGGCGTAGCGGCGGTAGATCGTCCGCAGGAACATGCCCCGGTCGACCCGCTCGGCCCGCAGATAGCTGGGCAGCTTGCGCAGGATCGAACCCGCCTCCCGGACCCGACCGATCGGAGCAAGATCAGGAAGTTTGGTCCACAGGTACTGCTCGATCACGTTGGTCGACATCACCGTGCCGTCAAGATCAAAAGCGGCCAGCACCGTACCCGGCTCGTCCCTGCTCTTGCTCAGATCGGTGAACGTGGTCGGCCGCGCGCCGCGACGCCGACGCAGCGCCTCCAGCCGTCGTACCGGAGCCACCACCGACGGGATGTGCAGCTCCTGCATGTACTCGTACCAGTCGAAGTCGGCCGTGTCGAAGCTGAACGTGTCTTGATCATCGGGGTGCAGCGAGCGGGTGAGCCGCAGCGTGTTGTCGTCGACGAAGTGCAGCTCGGACTGGGCGTACTCGTTGTAGAGACCCAGATAGGACCGCAGGAAGTCGATCCGGGACCGAAAACGATCAAGGTCCTTGGCGGCCTTGCGGGTGCGTTCTGATCTTGGTGCGAACTTGATCATCCGGTCGGCGATCGCGTGCCCGCGTTCGGACCGGGACAGGAAGCGTTCGATCGACGCCGCACCGGGGAACTGCCACTGCGGCAACGCCGGTGCGCCCCGCTCGCCGGCGATCAACGGATGCTCGGTGAAGTAGCCGTTGACGTAGGTGTAGAACTGCTGGAAGGTGAGCGGATTCCGGGCGCCGCTGGAGACGTGGTAGTACTCGCAGACGCCGACGTGCGGCTCGGTCGCGGCCACCGCGATGGTCGCGTTCACCACGTAGTCGCAGGGCACCACGTCGCAGATCGCCTCCGGTGAGGCGGGGAATTCGGGCAGCTCGCCGCGGCCGTAGGCCAGGATGATCGGCTCGGCCATCTTGAAGCCTTCGATCCAGCCCGGGTACGGATGCTTGATCGACGACTCGACGATCGCCGGCCGGACGATCGAGGCCCGGATGTGGGCGCACTTCTCGGCCACCAGCTTCTCGCCGAGAGCCTTGGTGAAGGTGTACGCGTCGGTCCAGCCGAGCGAGCGGGCACGTTCGGTGCCGGCGTCGACCAGCTGCTTGGCCACCCACTCCTTGCGTCGGCGTTCGGTGTCTGCGGCGGTGATCAGATGGCCGGCGGCGCGATGCTCGCGCTCGGCCTCCTTGCGGAACTTGGTCAGCTGATCGGCGGTCCGGGAGGCGTTCTCGATCTCGGCCGCCATCGCCAGCCCGGCCTTCATCTCGGCCTCGTAGTCGATGTCGTGGGCATGCGGCGCCTCGCCGATCGCGCCACGACGACGGCCGGCGGTGTACGCGGTGGAGACGTGCACGTAGTGCGGCATCCGGGTCAACTCGCCGTCCGGCCCGGTGCAGGACTCCAGGAACCGGTCGATCAGTGCGCCGGTGCCGATCAGGTTGGTGTTGAACGCGCGGTCGATCGGCGGGTCGAAGGACACGTCACCGGCGCAGTGGATCAGTACGTCGAGGTCGGTCGGCAACTTCGGCACGTTGGGCAGGTCGCCCTCGATCACGTCCACCCGGGCGTCGATGAGACCCTCCGGACCGCCGTACGGCTCGGCGAGGTCTTTGAAGATCTTCTTCTTCACCACGCTGATCGTGCGGGCCCGGGCGGTGGCCGAGCCCTTGCGCCGGACCAGCACCGCGGCGGTGGTGTCGGGCAGGTCGTTGAGAATCTTCCACAGCAGCTGTTCGCCGATGAAACCGGTGACGCCGGTGAGCATGATCTTCTTGCCGGCCAGCAGATCCTTCAGCCGACCGTCCAGCGTCGGCGCCGGATGCTCGGCCTGGGTCGCCCCCTGCAGCGGCGTGCCGAACGCCTCCGCCGGTGCGCTGCTCATCGTTCCCCATCCTGGGCTGCAATTGCCAGGGCATCGGAGAGGGTGAAGTTGCCGACGTAGAGCGCGGTGCCGATGATGGCGCCCTCGACGCCGATGCCGACCAGATCCCGCAGCGCGGCGATGTCGTCCAGGGCGGAGATGCCGCCGCTGGCCACCACCGGCTTGTCGGTTCGGGCGCAGATCGAGCGCAGCAGGTCGTAGTTCGGACCCTTCAGCATGCCGTCGCTGTTGACGTCGGTGACCACGTAGCGGGCACAGCCGACAGCGTCCAGCCGCTCCAGCATTTCGTACACGTTTCCGCCCTCGGTGGTCCAGCCGCGCGCGGCCAGGGTCTCGCCGCGGACGTCCAGTCCGACCGCCACCCGGTCGCCGTACTGCTTGATCACAGCCTCGCACCATTGCGGCCGCTCCAGGGCGGCGGTGCCGATGTTGACCCGGGCGCAGCCGGTGGACAGGGCCCGTTCCAGGCCGGCGTCGTCGCGGATGCCGCCGGACAGTTCGAAGCGCAGGCCGGAGATCTTCGCGGTCTCGGTGATCACCCGGGCGATCACGTCGGCGTTGCTGCCCCGGCCGAACGCCGCGTCCAGGTCGACCAGGTGGATCCACTCGGCACCGGCCTCGGCCCAGCGCGCAGCGGCGGTGATCGGATCGCCGAAGACCTTCTCACTCCCGGCCTTGCCCTGGACCAGCTGGACCGCCTGTCCGCCGGCGACGTCGACGGCCGGTAGCAGTTCCAACGGGGGCTGCTGCACGGTGTGCGTACGGGGCGCGCTGTCGTTCGGCATGGGCACCAGCAGACCCTATCCGAGATAGCGCTCTGCACTCACCTTCGTACATCCCTGCGAACCAGCCTCGGCAAGCCGGTCAGCCGTGCACCCGCTCCGAGGACCGCCACGACGACAGCCGCCGATGCCGGCGGCGGACGAGGCGGCGAGCCAGGTCGAACCCGAGCGGCACCGCCAGGCTGAGGAAGCCGGACAGCGGCGAGAATCCGATCACCCCGAACAGCATCACCGCCGCGATCCCGGCCAGCACCGGCACCGGTAGCTGGCCGCGCGCTCGTTCGAGCTCGACGACGGCCAGCCCGAACGCCATCGCCAACACGCCGAACACGGTGAACCAGAAGTTCTCCGTCCGCTGCTCGGGCCCGGTCGAGATCCAGGTGACGATGCCGAGGGTGGTGTGCGCTGCGCCGATCACGATGATCATGATCCCGGCGATCGGACGCGTTTTTGAATTCATATTCATTAACCTGTCACGCCAGTCGCTTCTCGGCAAGCAGTTATCGGCGCCGGCCCCGGTGAGACCGGACACACCGGCCGTAGGATGCGGGCGTGCCGCGCCCCCGCCGATTTACCGATGATCAGGTCCTGGACGCGACCCGTGACCTGCTGGCCGATCCGCAGATCACCCGACCGACCATCGCCCAGATCAGCCGCCAGTCCGGCATTCACACCGGATCGATCTACCTGCGGTTCGCGTCTCGCGACGAGCTGCTGGCCCGGCTCTGGCTGCGGTCGATCCAGCGATTCCACGTCGGTCTGATCGAGGCGCTGCAGGCCCCCGACCCGCTGGTGCAGGCGGCGCTGCATCAGTCCCGTTACTGCCGGGCGCACCCGACCGAGGCGCGGGCGATGAAGATGTTCCACCGCGAGCAACTTCTCGGCATCGGCCCGGCCCAGTTGCAGGACGACCTCCAGCACGTCAACGACGCGATGAACGCCGCCTTCGGCGACGCCGTCGAGGCCACCTTCGGCTCCCGCGATCCACAGCTGCAGGCGTGGGCCTACACCGCGGCGAAGGCGATCCCGTACGGGTTGATCCGCGACTTCATTGCCCACGCCCAGCCGATCCCGGACTGGATCGACGACATGGTCCAGGCGGCAGTGTCCGCGGTCCTGCGATTGGAGCCGACGGCAACCTGACCCAGATCAGTTTGCCGCGAACCGGTCCGGGCGGAAGGTCTGAAGCAATGGGTCCGGCACTCGGGTGATCATCTCCTCGGCCAGCAGTTCGCCGGCGATCAGTGCGAGGGTTGCGCCGGAATGGGTGAAGGCGACCCAGCAGCCGTCGACCCCGGGCAGCGGTCCGAGCACCGGCTCACCGTCGGCGGGGATCGGCTTCGGGCCGTGGCCGACACCGAGCAGCTCCAGCTCGGGATGGCCGGCCAGCACCGTACGCGCCTCGGTCAGCAGCCCGTCGACGATCGAGTCCTGCACCTCGTACCGCCCGCCGGGGAGTCGGGTGATCTCCCGTTCCGACCAGCCGGAGTCCATCACCAGCGCGCCGGTCGGGGTCGGCCGGATCGACACGCGCGGGGTGTTCAACACCGACCGCAGCACGGTCGGGCCGCTCACCGGCCGAGCTCGGACCAGGGCTGCGATCGGGCTCTGCTCGGGCAATTCGAAGCCGAGTTCGGTGGTCAGCTGTGGTGTGCCCGCGCCGGCGGCCAGCAGCACCCGATCGGCCCGGATCCGCCGTCCGTTGCCGGTGATCACACCGCTGATCTTGCCGTCGCCGTGATCGACCCGACACTCACCGGCCCCGGTGATCACGGCACCGTCGAGGGCGAGGAATTCCTTCAGCAGTAGGGAAATCAGGCCGGGCAGGTCGACCCAGCCGTCCTCCGGGTTGAAGATCGCGCCCTCGTCCGCGACCGCGCAGGATCAACGCCGGGCACCGCCCTGGCAACCTCGTCCGGACTCAGCCAGCGACTCGGGTAGCCGGCTGAGGTTTCAAGATCATGACGAGCTCGGTACGAGTCACCCGGGCCGGCCCAGTTCAGGGCTCCGGTGAAGTGGACCTCGGCCTCGGGATGGTCGGCGGCGTAGCGCCGGTAGCGGTCCAGCCCCGACAGCCGCAGCCGGTGATAGGGCCCGTCGGACCGCGCGGCCGAGTTGAGCCAGGCCAGCGACCGTCCGGACGCGCCGTCGGCCGGATCGCCTGCGGTGACGAGCGTGACGTCTGCTCCCCGGCGCGCCAGCTGCACCGCAGTCGAGACGCCGATCACGCCGGCGCCGATGATCACGGTCGAGGACCCTGCCACATTGATCATGCCGAGATTCTGCCGTGTCGCGGACCGGTCCGGCTGCGCCGGGCTCAGTGCCCGACGCGGTACCGCAGATAGACGACGCCGCTGTCGAAGCGGCGTTCCTCGATCAGGTCCAGTCCGCTGCGGACGTTGGCGGGGAGGGCCGGTTTGCCGCCGCCGACCAGGATCGGCTGGATCAGCAGGCCGATCTCGTCCACCAGACCCGCCGCGATCGCCTGCCCAGCCAGTTCGGCGCCGCCGATGCTCAGGTTGGTGGCTGACGTCTGCTTCAAACGGCGAATCGCCCCGAGGTTGAAGTCCGTCTCGATCCGGGTCCGGGCCGAACCCACGGTCTGCAGGCTACGAGAGAAGACGATCTTGTCCGCGGCCCGCCACAACTGGGCGTAATCCCCCATCGCCGCCGGTTCGTCGGTGGTGTCGACGGTCTCCCAGAACACCATCGTCTGATACATCCGCCGGCCGTAGAGGTAACTGCCGATCGGCCGCTCGAGGTCGTTGAAGAACGCATGCACCTCTTCGTCCGGTGCCGCCCAGTCGAAGCCTCCGTCCGCGTCTTCGACGTACAGGTCGAGCGACGTGATCGCCGAGTAGATCAACTTCGCCATGCTCGATCGTCCTCGTTCCGCGTCTACAGGTGGATCCGGTCATCACACCATGCCGCCAGTACCCACGCCGGCCGCTGTAGGAGGTTCGAGGCGCCTCGGCCGGACACAGCCCGCCGGGCTGGGAATCGTGCAGCAAGCTCAAACGATCCGCGCTGTTCGCCGTTCGACGTCTTCGGAACGTGCCCATTCATTTGCACGAGTCGTCTGGATTCCGATGAGGTTCGACATGCAAACACTGATGCGGCCAATTGGGTGCCGGGCGGGTACCGACTGGTCAATCAATTTCGCCACTCATAGGATCCATTTGGATCCAGATCGGGCCGAAAGGACGAGGAGAGCTTTCTGCAACCCAGTCGCCGAATCTGTCGACACCGATTCGGTAGACGATTTTGCTCTCAAACATTTCGATCAGATTCAGCTCAAGCAACCCGCGAGCCATCTTGCGGGGCTCGTCCGGATGGCCGAGCGCCTCGACAGCAGACTCCTCCGTCGACGTCAGATAAGCCTCCAACCCAGCAGGAGACGCCACGAGGGTAGCTGGCTGATACAGATCGGACCCAACAACCATGAATTCATCTGCCGCGCCAAGTGGCTCGGTTGTGTAGCCCGCATCGGCCAGATCACTACGGAGGATGCTAATCTCGTCCATCACTACCCCTTGTCCGTGCATTGCTTGACACCCGGGTAGGCAGTAATCACGTTCCCAGACCCGTGAGCGATTTCGGTACGTGGTGTGTTCGAGCCGACCCGCTTACCAGTCCGCTTGTTGTACAGCCAGATAACGCAGCAATCCCGAGGCGGCTGAACGTGGAGGCGAGCAGACGTTTCATTCGACAGATCCAACCGAGAGTTCAGTGCGGTGTCAACGCCAGAACGTGTCGGACCTTGGATAGTCGCAGCCTCAGCGGCCAGGAAGCGATCATGGGCCTCGTCTGCCGCGCTGGTTGCCGGAGGGGTCATCCCGCTCATGGCCTGGCCACGGCCTCCAGTCCGTGGGTGCGGCGGGCGGTGGTGTTGACCGAGGTCAGGAAGCTCTCGGTCCGAGCGGCCGATCGACCACTACTGAGCCACTGCCGGTCAATGTCGCAGACCAGCACCTCGACGCTGGTGTCCCGCAATGCCACTGGCAGCGTGTGCACCACGGTGGACGGGAAGCTGATCACCCGTTCGGAGATCGGCCGCAGCCGGGCGAACAGTTCTAGCGGCAGGTCAGGCCGGATCACTGTCAGACCAAGATCGTTGATCTTGGCCAGCTTCTCCACCGACTCCCGCCGGTGCGCGAGATAGCGGCGTACGTCGTGAGCGGCGGCCAGTCGGCGTACGGCTTGCAGGTAATGATCTTCGTCCAGCACCGACGACTCGACCAGCGAGCTGCCGACCAGATCGGCACCCGGCAGCAACCGCGGCGGGCCGAATCGCTGCCGGGTCCAGCCAAGATCATTTCGGCGCACCAGCAACTGCGAGCTATGCACCGGCATCGCGGTGAACACCTCGGTCTGCGCGCTGCTCGAGCCGGCGAGCCGGCGCCGGGCGCGCGCGGCAAGCTGTCGATTCAGCGCAGTGGCCTGCGGGCTGCGATGCCAACGGGTCAGCGTGCCACCGTCGTTGATGATCTTGGTGAATTCGATCGTGGCACTGCCGTCGTCGACGACGACCAGCCGGCGACGACCGACGAAGTTGATCACCAACTGCAGCACCCCGGAGAACGGGTCGCCGATCACCACCGTCGCTGCCTGCGCCACGTGGGCTCGGATTGCCCGGAGGGCACGGATCCGAGCTCCGTGGCCGCCGCGGATCTCGTGCCAGGACACGGAGAATCCGACCTCGGTGGCCAACTCGGTCATCCGATCGAGCTGCACCCGGGCGGCGGGCTCCGGCGGCGGCAGGATCATGATCGACATCCCGGCGCCACAGGCAGCAGAGCGATTCCGCGAGTGTGCCCATTCGATCACGTTGAGCAGTTGAGCAGGGCTCTCCACCAGGGCCACCGCGCTGCGCCGATTCTTCATGATCAGGCGCTGACCAGCAGGGCTTCGGTCTCGGCCTGATCGGACTCGTTCCGCACCCGGCGCAGCTTCTTCATCGCGGCCAGCTCACCGGCGTAGATGTGCTTGACCCCGTCGCCGAGCGAGTCCTCGATCGCGCGGATGTCACGCACCAGCCGCTGCAGTCCCTGCGGTTCCACCGAGGCGGCCTGATCCGAGCCCCACATCGCTCGATCCAGGGTGATGTGCCGCTCCACCATCACAGCGCCGAGGGCGACCGCGGCCACCGTGGTCTGCAGCCCGGTCTCGTGGCCGGAGTAGCCGATCGGCACGTTCGGGAACTCGCGGCGCAGGGTGTCGATCATCCGCAGATTGAGTTCACGGTTCTTGGCCGGGTAGGTGCTGGTGGCATGCAACAAGACGATGTTGTCGCTGCCGAGCACCTCGACCGCGTGCCGGATCTGCCGCGGGGTGGACATCCCGGTGGACAGGATGATCGTTTTTCCGGTGGCCCGCAGTTTGCGCAGCAGCTCGTCGTCGGTCAGCGACGCCGACGCGACCTTGTGCGCGGGCACGTCGAACTGCTCCAGAAAGTCGACGGATTCGGCGTCCCACGGGGACGCGAACCAGGCGATTCCCTTGGCCTGGCAGTATTCGGTGATGGCGCGGTACTCGTCCGCGCCGAACTCAACCCGATGCCGGTAGTCGATGTAGGTCATCCGACCCCACGGGGTGTCCCGCTCGATCTCCCACTGATCCCGCGGGGTGCAGATCTCCGGGGTGCGCTTCTGGAACTTGACCGCGTCACAGCCGGCCTCGGCTGCCGCGTTGATCAGACCGAACGCGTTCTCCAACTCACCGTTGTGGTTGATGCCGATCTCGCCCACGACGTAGACCGGGTGCCCCGGGCCGACGATCTGGTGGCCGATCCTGCGGTTCGGGGTCGAGACGGGGCTCGGCGTCGAAACGGCGTTCGGGGTGGCGTCAGTCATGCTGGGTCCGTCCTTTGCTTCGATCATCTCTTCGATGATCGAGACGCTAGGTACGGGTCGTTGCCGAACGCCCAGCGACACCTGAACGGCAGGCAAACAACACGCCACCTTCAGAAGATCAGCCCGAGGTGGCAGGAGTGGCGGTGACGGCAGTGATCGGCAACTCCTCGGCAACCAAGGCCGGCGTCAGATCGCCGTACAGATGGGGATATCGCTCGCCGCTGCCGTCGTCCTCCAAGATCACCGGCAGCGCGTCCAGATCCGGACCGAGCCGCAGCAGCACAAGATCATCATCGTTCAGATCGGCATAGGCACGCTGCCGCACCGCGGCCACCTGATGGGCGAAAGAACAATGCACGAAACCCTGAGTCTCGTACGTGATCCGCCGAGTCGACCAGTAGTAGCTGCCACACTGCTTGGCCTTCGCCCACTGAGCACGCTTGGCCAGATGGTAGATCGGCCCGGTCACCGGTGTCCGCTGCCCGAGCACCCCGAGCTCCACCAGCCGCGCCCGGGCAGCTTCGGCATCGGTGAACCCGATCGTCTCCATCCCCAGCTCCGCAGCGGTTCTGCAGTTGTGCTCGGAGTCGTCGACGAAGATCGACTTCTCCGGTTCGACGTCGTACCGCTCGAAAACGATCATGAACAACCGCGGGTCCGGCTTGGCGATGCACTCCTCCCCCGACACCACGATGCCCTGGAAGCGATTGA belongs to Microlunatus elymi and includes:
- a CDS encoding HAD-IB family hydrolase; this translates as MSSAPAEAFGTPLQGATQAEHPAPTLDGRLKDLLAGKKIMLTGVTGFIGEQLLWKILNDLPDTTAAVLVRRKGSATARARTISVVKKKIFKDLAEPYGGPEGLIDARVDVIEGDLPNVPKLPTDLDVLIHCAGDVSFDPPIDRAFNTNLIGTGALIDRFLESCTGPDGELTRMPHYVHVSTAYTAGRRRGAIGEAPHAHDIDYEAEMKAGLAMAAEIENASRTADQLTKFRKEAEREHRAAGHLITAADTERRRKEWVAKQLVDAGTERARSLGWTDAYTFTKALGEKLVAEKCAHIRASIVRPAIVESSIKHPYPGWIEGFKMAEPIILAYGRGELPEFPASPEAICDVVPCDYVVNATIAVAATEPHVGVCEYYHVSSGARNPLTFQQFYTYVNGYFTEHPLIAGERGAPALPQWQFPGAASIERFLSRSERGHAIADRMIKFAPRSERTRKAAKDLDRFRSRIDFLRSYLGLYNEYAQSELHFVDDNTLRLTRSLHPDDQDTFSFDTADFDWYEYMQELHIPSVVAPVRRLEALRRRRGARPTTFTDLSKSRDEPGTVLAAFDLDGTVMSTNVIEQYLWTKLPDLAPIGRVREAGSILRKLPSYLRAERVDRGMFLRTIYRRYAGADLAALEEFVDTQLAREILSRLSPDAVRRAREHRAAGHATVLITGAIRPLTRPLQPLFDVIVASDLATDENGVCTGFLTGPPMVGESRAAWLNHYATLHGIDLTKSYAYADSHSDLAMLSVVGRPVVVSPDVPLMRAAAANQWTSVEWKIRPQDPRWSGTFLRRDRDVAPPPQLGGSA
- the priA gene encoding bifunctional 1-(5-phosphoribosyl)-5-((5-phosphoribosylamino)methylideneamino)imidazole-4-carboxamide isomerase/phosphoribosylanthranilate isomerase PriA, with product MPNDSAPRTHTVQQPPLELLPAVDVAGGQAVQLVQGKAGSEKVFGDPITAAARWAEAGAEWIHLVDLDAAFGRGSNADVIARVITETAKISGLRFELSGGIRDDAGLERALSTGCARVNIGTAALERPQWCEAVIKQYGDRVAVGLDVRGETLAARGWTTEGGNVYEMLERLDAVGCARYVVTDVNSDGMLKGPNYDLLRSICARTDKPVVASGGISALDDIAALRDLVGIGVEGAIIGTALYVGNFTLSDALAIAAQDGER
- a CDS encoding DUF6463 family protein encodes the protein MNSKTRPIAGIMIIVIGAAHTTLGIVTWISTGPEQRTENFWFTVFGVLAMAFGLAVVELERARGQLPVPVLAGIAAVMLFGVIGFSPLSGFLSLAVPLGFDLARRLVRRRHRRLSSWRSSERVHG
- a CDS encoding TetR/AcrR family transcriptional regulator, with translation MPRPRRFTDDQVLDATRDLLADPQITRPTIAQISRQSGIHTGSIYLRFASRDELLARLWLRSIQRFHVGLIEALQAPDPLVQAALHQSRYCRAHPTEARAMKMFHREQLLGIGPAQLQDDLQHVNDAMNAAFGDAVEATFGSRDPQLQAWAYTAAKAIPYGLIRDFIAHAQPIPDWIDDMVQAAVSAVLRLEPTAT
- a CDS encoding NAD(P)/FAD-dependent oxidoreductase; amino-acid sequence: MFNPEDGWVDLPGLISLLLKEFLALDGAVITGAGECRVDHGDGKISGVITGNGRRIRADRVLLAAGAGTPQLTTELGFELPEQSPIAALVRARPVSGPTVLRSVLNTPRVSIRPTPTGALVMDSGWSEREITRLPGGRYEVQDSIVDGLLTEARTVLAGHPELELLGVGHGPKPIPADGEPVLGPLPGVDGCWVAFTHSGATLALIAGELLAEEMITRVPDPLLQTFRPDRFAAN
- a CDS encoding NAD(P)/FAD-dependent oxidoreductase, which translates into the protein MINVAGSSTVIIGAGVIGVSTAVQLARRGADVTLVTAGDPADGASGRSLAWLNSAARSDGPYHRLRLSGLDRYRRYAADHPEAEVHFTGALNWAGPGDSYRARHDLETSAGYPSRWLSPDEVARAVPGVDPARSRTRARSSTRRTAGSTCPA
- a CDS encoding dihydrofolate reductase family protein encodes the protein MAKLIYSAITSLDLYVEDADGGFDWAAPDEEVHAFFNDLERPIGSYLYGRRMYQTMVFWETVDTTDEPAAMGDYAQLWRAADKIVFSRSLQTVGSARTRIETDFNLGAIRRLKQTSATNLSIGGAELAGQAIAAGLVDEIGLLIQPILVGGGKPALPANVRSGLDLIEERRFDSGVVYLRYRVGH
- a CDS encoding N-acetylneuraminate synthase family protein — encoded protein: MTDATPNAVSTPSPVSTPNRRIGHQIVGPGHPVYVVGEIGINHNGELENAFGLINAAAEAGCDAVKFQKRTPEICTPRDQWEIERDTPWGRMTYIDYRHRVEFGADEYRAITEYCQAKGIAWFASPWDAESVDFLEQFDVPAHKVASASLTDDELLRKLRATGKTIILSTGMSTPRQIRHAVEVLGSDNIVLLHATSTYPAKNRELNLRMIDTLRREFPNVPIGYSGHETGLQTTVAAVALGAVMVERHITLDRAMWGSDQAASVEPQGLQRLVRDIRAIEDSLGDGVKHIYAGELAAMKKLRRVRNESDQAETEALLVSA
- a CDS encoding HAD-IA family hydrolase, which codes for MSDFDTVVFDLGGVVLRWEPERAYQQVMPAEEVGDFMDEICFDDWNRRHDAGQAWEQGEAELISRMPQRRDEIEAYRRYFDQTITGMVPGTGAIMAELARAGIRLLALTNWSADLFRPTKRRFGLLNRFQGIVVSGEECIAKPDPRLFMIVFERYDVEPEKSIFVDDSEHNCRTAAELGMETIGFTDAEAARARLVELGVLGQRTPVTGPIYHLAKRAQWAKAKQCGSYYWSTRRITYETQGFVHCSFAHQVAAVRQRAYADLNDDDLVLLRLGPDLDALPVILEDDGSGERYPHLYGDLTPALVAEELPITAVTATPATSG